One window of the Rhipicephalus sanguineus isolate Rsan-2018 chromosome 2, BIME_Rsan_1.4, whole genome shotgun sequence genome contains the following:
- the LOC119383261 gene encoding steroid receptor RNA activator 1 yields MAALRPGNDDKAWNDPPVFAYTEVQGTPAAAAPKRNLLNKRVPYPQDGIKPQSAPSVTASAPPPTGPPVPSPLKASHSDDPAEASNKDYQKEAVGVNDTPKANPTCSPESLKEETLSNLDKAVAQCAPNMEKRKQDDVRKRLDVLKSVWEQGKLSLPVQQRMHELAVELLNGNHEKANALHISLMVDYVSEVSQWMLGIKHLILAAQEAQEKPASDTQEST; encoded by the exons ATGGCGGCGCTCAGGCCAG GTAACGATGACAAGGCGTGGAACGATCCTCCGGTGTTCGCCTACACCGAAGTCCAAGGCACACCCGCTGCCGCCGCGCCCAAGCGAAACCTCCTGAACAAGAGGGTTCCCTATCCTCAGGATGGTATAAAACCTCAGAGCGCACCATCTGTGACAGCCTCGGCACCGCCTCCTACAG GACCGCCAGTGCCTTCACCTTTAAAAGCATCCCACTCTGATGACCCCGCAGAAGCTAGTAATAAAGATTACCAAAAGGAGGCAGTAGGGGTGAATGACACTCCCAAGGCAAACCCCACCTGTTCCCCAGAAAGCCTCAAGGAGGAGACATTGAGCAACCTCGACAAAGCTGTTGCACAATGCGCACCGAACATGGAG AAAAGAAAGCAAGATGATGTAAGGAAACGGCTAGATGTGCTCAAAAGTGTTTGGGAGCAGGGAAAGCTCAGCCTACCAGTGCAGCAGCGAATGCACGAGTTAGCAGTGG AGCTTCTAAATGGAAATCATGAGAAGGCAAATGCACTTCACATTTCCCTAATGGTGGACTATGTAAGCGAG GTCAGCCAGTGGATGCTTGGCATCAAGCACCTAATCTTAGCAGCCCAGGAAGCACAGGAAAAGCCTGCTAGTGATACGCAGGAGTCCACTTGA